One window from the genome of Bacillus rossius redtenbacheri isolate Brsri chromosome 12, Brsri_v3, whole genome shotgun sequence encodes:
- the LOC134537351 gene encoding vacuolar protein sorting-associated protein 26C: protein MSINLDIRVKKANKVYHEGEKITGVIVIVSGSDIKHEGISLCMEGTVNLQLSAKNVGIFEAFYNSVKPIQLVSCVVEVAAAGKIPAGKTEIPFEFPLVPRPNKTLYETYHGVFVNVQYLLKCEMKRGFLAKDLIKVAEFIVEYRLEGAVKALPHPVKFSITPESLQNLKDRARIPRFKVTGQLDSTMCCLARPFTGDLVVEHCELPIKSVEIQLVRVETCGCAEGYAKDATEIQNIQIGEGSVSTGLAIPIHMVFPRLFTCPTLFTSNFKVEFEVNIVIVFQDDHLITENFPIVLTRY, encoded by the exons ATGTCGATAAATCTTGATATCAGGGTGAAGAAAGCAAATAAAGTTTACCATGAAGGA GAGAAGATCACGGGGGTGATCGTCATCGTCTCGGGCTCGGACATTAAGCACGAGGGCATCTCCCTCTGCATGGAGGGCACCGTCAACCTGCAGCTCAGCGCCAAGAACGTCGGCATATTCGAGGCCTTCTACAACTCCGTCAAG CCCATCCAGTTGGTGTCGTGCGTCGTGGAAGTTGCCGCGGCGGGGAAGATCCCCGCCGGCAAGACGGAGATCCCCTTCGAGTTCCCCCTGGTGCCCCGCCCCAACAAGACCCTGTACGAGACGTACCACGGGGTGTTCGTCAACGTGCAGTACTTGCTCAAGTGCGAGATGAAGAGAGGCTTCCTCGCCAAGGACCTCATCAAG GTGGCGGAGTTCATCGTGGAGTACCGGCTGGAGGGCGCGGTGAAGGCGCTGCCCCACCCGGTGAAGTTCAGCATCACGCCCGAGTCCCTGCAGAACCTCAAGGACCGGGCGCGCATTCCCCGCTTCAAGGTCACGGGCCAGCTCGACTCTACCATGTGCTGCCTGGCCCGGCCCTTCACCGGAGAC CTGGTGGTGGAGCACTGCGAGCTGCCCATCAAGTCGGTGGAGATCCAGCTGGTGCGGGTGGAGACGTGCGGCTGTGCCGAGGGCTACGCCAAGGATG CCACGGAGATCCAGAACATCCAGATCGGGGAGGGCAGCGTGTCCACCGGCCTGGCCATCCCCATCCACATGGTGTTCCCGCGCCTCTTCACCTGCCCCACCCTCTTCACCAGCAACTTCAAAGTGG AATTTGAAGTGAACATTGTTATAGTATTTCAAGATGATCACCTTATCACGGAAAACTTCCCAATTGTGCTGACTCGCTACTGA
- the LOC134537354 gene encoding uncharacterized protein LOC134537354: MVVLNTCWSPCIWNNNLKAGSYNVAAYTASFSIVLITFVSYNLAGGDSSQLYSPLFETDVRHSMKGVGGFFIVYLLVLIGLSVLLMFGVSKMNRGMMLPWMICFGVVVLFQFVFGLWLIGGYYIYLQMVMAAFVDWIWTAYNLYCWLCVYSLYKYYEELQSPNIELLYP; the protein is encoded by the exons ATGGTTGTGCTCAACACGTGTTGGTCCCCCTGCATCTGGAACAACAATCTGAAGGCGGGCAGCTACAATGTTGCAGCTTATACTGCG TCTTTCAGCATAGTGCTCATCACGTTCGTTTCCTACAACTTGGCGGGTGGCGATTCCTCGCAGCTGTATTCACCGCTCTTTGAGACGGATGTCCGCCATT CGATGAAGGGCGTCGGGGGCTTCTTCATCGTGTACCTGCTGGTGCTCATCGGGCTGTCGGTGCTGCTCATGTTCGGGGTCTCCAAGATGAACCGCGGCATGATGCTGCCCTGGATGATCTGCTTCggcgtcgtcgtcctcttccAGTTCGTCTTCGGCCTGTGGCTCATCGGGGGCTACTACATCTAC TTACAAATGGTGATGGCAGCTTTTGTGGACTGGATATGGACCGCTTACAAT CTGTACTGCTGGCTGTGCGTGTACTCGCTGTACAAGTACTACGAGGAGCTGCAGTCGCCCAACATCGAGCTGTTGTACCCGTAG